One genomic window of Salvelinus alpinus chromosome 17, SLU_Salpinus.1, whole genome shotgun sequence includes the following:
- the LOC139541953 gene encoding MAGUK p55 subfamily member 2-like isoform X3, with the protein MPVALANSESAMQQVMDTLSNSTSSTMANDLDLIFLKGIMESPVFPSPCYPQAHENLEESKLEAVSDNNMELVQDILKELTPLTHRNKAADELARILKEPHFQSLLETHDSVASKTFETPPPSPCSFMDAAFNTQPVAPDAVRMVGIRKVSGEHLGVTFRVESGELVIARILHGGMIDQQGLLHVGDIIKEVNAKEVGNDPKVLQQMLKEASGSVVLKILPSYQEPHTPRQAYVKCHFDYAPSHDNLIPCKEAGLGFSSGDILQLFNQEDLNWWQACHLVGGSAGLIPSQLLEEKRKAFVKRDLELVTTGPLCSGMGAKKKKKMMYLTTKNAEFDRHELRIYEEVAKVSPFRRKTLVLIGAQGVGRRSLKNKLLVSDPLRYGTTIPFTSRKPKVDEKDGQMYSFMTRTEMDMDIKNGRFLEHGEYDGNLYGTKINSIHEVVDAGKICILDVNPQALKVLRTSEFLPYVVFIEAPDYEVLKAMNKSAKEAGVMTKQLTDSELKRTLDESEKIQRAYGHYFDLNIINDSLEGAFCGLKTALERLSSEQQWVPVSWVF; encoded by the exons CCATGCAGCAGGTTATGGACACTCTGAGTAACAGCACCAGCTCCACCATGGCCAATGACCTGGACCTCATCTTCCTCAAAGGCATCATGGAGAGCCCCGTG TTCCCGTCTCCCTGCTATCCTCAGGCCCATGAGAACCTGGAGGAGTCCAAGCTGGAGGCGGTGAGTGACAACAACATGGAGCTGGTGCAGGACATCCTGAAGGAGCTCACTCCCCTCACACACAGGAACAAGGCTGCAGACGAACTGGCACGCATACTGAAGGAGCCACACTTCCAG tctctcctggAAACCCATGATTCGGTGGCATCCAAGACCTTTGAgacccctcctcccagcccctgttcctTCATGGACGCTGCCTTCAACACCCAGCCTGTTGCCCCAGACGCAGTCAGGATGGTGGGCATCCGCAAGGTGTCTGGAGAGCACCTG GGTGTGACGTTTCGGGTAGAGAGCGGAGAGCTGGTGATCGCCCGCATCCTCCACGGCGGGATGATCGACCAGCAGGGCCTCCTCCACGTGGGTGACATTATCAAGGAGGTGAACGCGAAAGAGGTGGGCAACGACCCCAAGGTGCTCCAGCAGATGCTGAAAGAGGCCAGCGGCAGTGTGGTGCTCAAGATCCTCCCCAGCTACCAGGAGCCTCACACCCCACGCCAG GCGTATGTGAAGTGTCACTTTGACTACGCCCCGTCCCATGACAACTTAATCCCCTGTAAGGAGGCAGGCCTGGGCTTCAGCAGTGGAGACATCCTGCAGCTCTTCAACCAGGAGGACCTCAACTGGTGGCAG GCATGTCACCTAGTGGGGGGCAGTGCAGGCCTCATTCCTAGCCAGCtactggaggagaagaggaaggctTTTGTCAAGAGAGATCTGGAGCTGGTTACtacag GTCCTCTTTGTTCTGGAATGGGtgcgaagaagaaaaaaaagatgatGTATCTGACAACCAAAAATGCAG AGTTTGATCGGCACGAGCTGAGGATCTACGAGGAGGTGGCCAAGGTTTCCCCGTTTCGCCGGAAGACGTTGGTTCTGATTGGAGCACAGGGAGTGGGCCGCCGTAGTCTAAAAAACAAACTGTTGGTGTCAGACCCCCTGCGCTACGGGACCACCATCCCCT TTACTTCGAGGAAGCCCAAGGTGGATGAGAAGGATGGACAGATGTATTCGTTCATGACTCGCACTGAGATGGATATGGACATTAAGAATGGACGCTTCCTGGAGCATGGCGAGTACGACGGGAACCTCTACGGCACGAAGATCAACTCCATCCATGAGGTGGTGGATGCTGGAAAGATCTGCATTCTGGATGTCAACCCACAG GCACTTAAGGTTCTGCGGACATCAGAGTTCCTTCCCTACGTGGTGTTTATTGAGGCTCCAGATTACGAGGTCCTCAAAGCCATGAATAAGTCTGCCAAAGAAGCCGGAGTGATGACTAAGCAGTTAACG GACTCTGAGCTGAAGAGGACATTGGATGAGAGCGAGAAGATCCAGCGTGCCTACGGACATTACTTTGACCTGAACATCATCAACGACAGCCTGGAGGGGGCCTTCTGCGGCCTGAAGACGGCACTGGAGAGACTGAGCTCAGAACAGCAGTGGGTTCCTGTCAGCTGGGTCTTCTAA
- the LOC139541953 gene encoding MAGUK p55 subfamily member 2-like isoform X2 yields the protein MAGSLFGRLSLEEDFVMSPEGLELSGEAMQQVMDTLSNSTSSTMANDLDLIFLKGIMESPVAHENLEESKLEAVSDNNMELVQDILKELTPLTHRNKAADELARILKEPHFQSLLETHDSVASKTFETPPPSPCSFMDAAFNTQPVAPDAVRMVGIRKVSGEHLGVTFRVESGELVIARILHGGMIDQQGLLHVGDIIKEVNAKEVGNDPKVLQQMLKEASGSVVLKILPSYQEPHTPRQAYVKCHFDYAPSHDNLIPCKEAGLGFSSGDILQLFNQEDLNWWQACHLVGGSAGLIPSQLLEEKRKAFVKRDLELVTTGPLCSGMGAKKKKKMMYLTTKNAEFDRHELRIYEEVAKVSPFRRKTLVLIGAQGVGRRSLKNKLLVSDPLRYGTTIPFTSRKPKVDEKDGQMYSFMTRTEMDMDIKNGRFLEHGEYDGNLYGTKINSIHEVVDAGKICILDVNPQALKVLRTSEFLPYVVFIEAPDYEVLKAMNKSAKEAGVMTKQLTDSELKRTLDESEKIQRAYGHYFDLNIINDSLEGAFCGLKTALERLSSEQQWVPVSWVF from the exons CCATGCAGCAGGTTATGGACACTCTGAGTAACAGCACCAGCTCCACCATGGCCAATGACCTGGACCTCATCTTCCTCAAAGGCATCATGGAGAGCCCCGTG GCCCATGAGAACCTGGAGGAGTCCAAGCTGGAGGCGGTGAGTGACAACAACATGGAGCTGGTGCAGGACATCCTGAAGGAGCTCACTCCCCTCACACACAGGAACAAGGCTGCAGACGAACTGGCACGCATACTGAAGGAGCCACACTTCCAG tctctcctggAAACCCATGATTCGGTGGCATCCAAGACCTTTGAgacccctcctcccagcccctgttcctTCATGGACGCTGCCTTCAACACCCAGCCTGTTGCCCCAGACGCAGTCAGGATGGTGGGCATCCGCAAGGTGTCTGGAGAGCACCTG GGTGTGACGTTTCGGGTAGAGAGCGGAGAGCTGGTGATCGCCCGCATCCTCCACGGCGGGATGATCGACCAGCAGGGCCTCCTCCACGTGGGTGACATTATCAAGGAGGTGAACGCGAAAGAGGTGGGCAACGACCCCAAGGTGCTCCAGCAGATGCTGAAAGAGGCCAGCGGCAGTGTGGTGCTCAAGATCCTCCCCAGCTACCAGGAGCCTCACACCCCACGCCAG GCGTATGTGAAGTGTCACTTTGACTACGCCCCGTCCCATGACAACTTAATCCCCTGTAAGGAGGCAGGCCTGGGCTTCAGCAGTGGAGACATCCTGCAGCTCTTCAACCAGGAGGACCTCAACTGGTGGCAG GCATGTCACCTAGTGGGGGGCAGTGCAGGCCTCATTCCTAGCCAGCtactggaggagaagaggaaggctTTTGTCAAGAGAGATCTGGAGCTGGTTACtacag GTCCTCTTTGTTCTGGAATGGGtgcgaagaagaaaaaaaagatgatGTATCTGACAACCAAAAATGCAG AGTTTGATCGGCACGAGCTGAGGATCTACGAGGAGGTGGCCAAGGTTTCCCCGTTTCGCCGGAAGACGTTGGTTCTGATTGGAGCACAGGGAGTGGGCCGCCGTAGTCTAAAAAACAAACTGTTGGTGTCAGACCCCCTGCGCTACGGGACCACCATCCCCT TTACTTCGAGGAAGCCCAAGGTGGATGAGAAGGATGGACAGATGTATTCGTTCATGACTCGCACTGAGATGGATATGGACATTAAGAATGGACGCTTCCTGGAGCATGGCGAGTACGACGGGAACCTCTACGGCACGAAGATCAACTCCATCCATGAGGTGGTGGATGCTGGAAAGATCTGCATTCTGGATGTCAACCCACAG GCACTTAAGGTTCTGCGGACATCAGAGTTCCTTCCCTACGTGGTGTTTATTGAGGCTCCAGATTACGAGGTCCTCAAAGCCATGAATAAGTCTGCCAAAGAAGCCGGAGTGATGACTAAGCAGTTAACG GACTCTGAGCTGAAGAGGACATTGGATGAGAGCGAGAAGATCCAGCGTGCCTACGGACATTACTTTGACCTGAACATCATCAACGACAGCCTGGAGGGGGCCTTCTGCGGCCTGAAGACGGCACTGGAGAGACTGAGCTCAGAACAGCAGTGGGTTCCTGTCAGCTGGGTCTTCTAA
- the LOC139541953 gene encoding MAGUK p55 subfamily member 2-like isoform X1, protein MAGSLFGRLSLEEDFVMSPEGLELSGEAMQQVMDTLSNSTSSTMANDLDLIFLKGIMESPVFPSPCYPQAHENLEESKLEAVSDNNMELVQDILKELTPLTHRNKAADELARILKEPHFQSLLETHDSVASKTFETPPPSPCSFMDAAFNTQPVAPDAVRMVGIRKVSGEHLGVTFRVESGELVIARILHGGMIDQQGLLHVGDIIKEVNAKEVGNDPKVLQQMLKEASGSVVLKILPSYQEPHTPRQAYVKCHFDYAPSHDNLIPCKEAGLGFSSGDILQLFNQEDLNWWQACHLVGGSAGLIPSQLLEEKRKAFVKRDLELVTTGPLCSGMGAKKKKKMMYLTTKNAEFDRHELRIYEEVAKVSPFRRKTLVLIGAQGVGRRSLKNKLLVSDPLRYGTTIPFTSRKPKVDEKDGQMYSFMTRTEMDMDIKNGRFLEHGEYDGNLYGTKINSIHEVVDAGKICILDVNPQALKVLRTSEFLPYVVFIEAPDYEVLKAMNKSAKEAGVMTKQLTDSELKRTLDESEKIQRAYGHYFDLNIINDSLEGAFCGLKTALERLSSEQQWVPVSWVF, encoded by the exons CCATGCAGCAGGTTATGGACACTCTGAGTAACAGCACCAGCTCCACCATGGCCAATGACCTGGACCTCATCTTCCTCAAAGGCATCATGGAGAGCCCCGTG TTCCCGTCTCCCTGCTATCCTCAGGCCCATGAGAACCTGGAGGAGTCCAAGCTGGAGGCGGTGAGTGACAACAACATGGAGCTGGTGCAGGACATCCTGAAGGAGCTCACTCCCCTCACACACAGGAACAAGGCTGCAGACGAACTGGCACGCATACTGAAGGAGCCACACTTCCAG tctctcctggAAACCCATGATTCGGTGGCATCCAAGACCTTTGAgacccctcctcccagcccctgttcctTCATGGACGCTGCCTTCAACACCCAGCCTGTTGCCCCAGACGCAGTCAGGATGGTGGGCATCCGCAAGGTGTCTGGAGAGCACCTG GGTGTGACGTTTCGGGTAGAGAGCGGAGAGCTGGTGATCGCCCGCATCCTCCACGGCGGGATGATCGACCAGCAGGGCCTCCTCCACGTGGGTGACATTATCAAGGAGGTGAACGCGAAAGAGGTGGGCAACGACCCCAAGGTGCTCCAGCAGATGCTGAAAGAGGCCAGCGGCAGTGTGGTGCTCAAGATCCTCCCCAGCTACCAGGAGCCTCACACCCCACGCCAG GCGTATGTGAAGTGTCACTTTGACTACGCCCCGTCCCATGACAACTTAATCCCCTGTAAGGAGGCAGGCCTGGGCTTCAGCAGTGGAGACATCCTGCAGCTCTTCAACCAGGAGGACCTCAACTGGTGGCAG GCATGTCACCTAGTGGGGGGCAGTGCAGGCCTCATTCCTAGCCAGCtactggaggagaagaggaaggctTTTGTCAAGAGAGATCTGGAGCTGGTTACtacag GTCCTCTTTGTTCTGGAATGGGtgcgaagaagaaaaaaaagatgatGTATCTGACAACCAAAAATGCAG AGTTTGATCGGCACGAGCTGAGGATCTACGAGGAGGTGGCCAAGGTTTCCCCGTTTCGCCGGAAGACGTTGGTTCTGATTGGAGCACAGGGAGTGGGCCGCCGTAGTCTAAAAAACAAACTGTTGGTGTCAGACCCCCTGCGCTACGGGACCACCATCCCCT TTACTTCGAGGAAGCCCAAGGTGGATGAGAAGGATGGACAGATGTATTCGTTCATGACTCGCACTGAGATGGATATGGACATTAAGAATGGACGCTTCCTGGAGCATGGCGAGTACGACGGGAACCTCTACGGCACGAAGATCAACTCCATCCATGAGGTGGTGGATGCTGGAAAGATCTGCATTCTGGATGTCAACCCACAG GCACTTAAGGTTCTGCGGACATCAGAGTTCCTTCCCTACGTGGTGTTTATTGAGGCTCCAGATTACGAGGTCCTCAAAGCCATGAATAAGTCTGCCAAAGAAGCCGGAGTGATGACTAAGCAGTTAACG GACTCTGAGCTGAAGAGGACATTGGATGAGAGCGAGAAGATCCAGCGTGCCTACGGACATTACTTTGACCTGAACATCATCAACGACAGCCTGGAGGGGGCCTTCTGCGGCCTGAAGACGGCACTGGAGAGACTGAGCTCAGAACAGCAGTGGGTTCCTGTCAGCTGGGTCTTCTAA